One segment of Spirochaetota bacterium DNA contains the following:
- a CDS encoding NusG domain II-containing protein produces MNFKKYDLLLLIVIIFLNILFFFILNSSNQYYFEEDTVYIKYKNKTYLYSLKEDKTILFKDGKIQINIENGEVWVSKSDCPNGICILMGKKKNNGECIYCVPNGLIIKVVCKRKKIENIDSISY; encoded by the coding sequence ATGAATTTTAAAAAGTATGATTTACTATTACTTATAGTAATAATTTTTCTAAATATTTTATTTTTTTTTATTTTAAATAGTTCAAATCAATACTATTTTGAAGAGGATACAGTTTATATAAAATATAAAAATAAAACTTATCTTTATTCATTAAAAGAAGACAAAACTATTTTATTTAAAGATGGTAAAATTCAAATAAATATTGAAAATGGTGAAGTTTGGGTCTCTAAAAGTGATTGTCCAAATGGAATTTGTATTTTAATGGGCAAAAAGAAAAATAATGGGGAATGTATATATTGTGTTCCAAATGGGTTAATTATTAAAGTTGTTTGCAAAAGAAAGAAAATTGAAAATATAGATTCTATAAGTTATTAA
- a CDS encoding peptidyl-prolyl cis-trans isomerase — protein sequence MKMENKKEKEELDSLVLCTVNGENIFYKNVKPIFEVEVDNYYREKSNEINSSNEDNNKIENKEDNYRLNENDLRNLFMETLFSLIYERLIIQDAKNKNVDVPDELFKEEKEKFIKGFGQDIEFEVILDDKNITIQEFDESLKEEILLKIMLKREVYDKISFEEKDLYEYYQKNKDFLTPKRLYKLRQMTLSKENYNKNKDIIDKKLEEGVAFADLVKEFSEDTFKLDGGLLEPLPVEAFDEGIGRIIKNTNIGNITPFIEYGEEYYRYMVEDVIDVKEKKFDEIKDELRKILTDEIYNELFYNYIDSLMEKSDIVFNEENLKKVIK from the coding sequence ATGAAAATGGAGAACAAAAAAGAAAAAGAGGAACTTGATTCACTTGTATTATGTACAGTTAATGGTGAAAATATATTCTATAAAAATGTTAAACCTATATTTGAAGTTGAGGTTGATAATTATTATAGAGAAAAAAGTAATGAAATAAATTCTAGTAATGAAGATAATAATAAAATTGAAAATAAAGAAGATAATTATAGGTTAAATGAAAATGATCTAAGAAATCTCTTTATGGAAACGCTTTTTTCTCTTATTTATGAAAGATTGATTATTCAAGATGCTAAAAATAAAAATGTAGATGTTCCAGATGAATTATTTAAAGAAGAGAAAGAGAAATTTATTAAGGGATTTGGCCAAGATATTGAATTTGAAGTTATACTTGATGATAAAAATATCACAATTCAAGAGTTTGATGAATCATTAAAAGAAGAAATATTACTAAAAATTATGTTAAAAAGAGAAGTTTATGATAAAATAAGTTTTGAAGAAAAGGATCTTTATGAATATTATCAAAAAAATAAAGATTTTTTAACACCTAAAAGATTATATAAATTAAGACAGATGACTTTATCGAAAGAAAATTATAATAAAAATAAAGATATTATAGATAAGAAACTAGAAGAAGGGGTTGCATTTGCTGATCTAGTAAAAGAGTTTTCAGAGGATACTTTTAAACTTGATGGAGGGTTACTTGAACCTTTACCTGTTGAAGCTTTTGATGAAGGTATAGGTAGAATAATAAAGAATACGAATATTGGCAATATTACACCTTTTATTGAGTATGGAGAAGAATATTATAGATATATGGTTGAAGATGTAATTGATGTAAAAGAGAAAAAGTTTGATGAAATCAAAGATGAACTTAGGAAAATTTTAACTGATGAAATTTATAATGAACTTTTTTACAATTATATTGATTCTTTGATGGAAAAATCTGATATTGTTTTTAATGAAGAAAATTTAAAGAAAGTCATAAAATGA
- a CDS encoding Gx transporter family protein, with the protein MYKLKFNDKKDLIYYIIALSSIFGAIENILPKPLIFIKIGFSNIPFLLVFENLNLKDVFFLLVLKSIISAIFSGTILSPTFLLSIVGAIGIFFGIILIKLISLSLYFYQSILIKYIYLKKSNKNNIIIRENNFDLSVNILNYFSISGISIFFSFFSNFFQLLFYSLFFINDIYGFNLIFFITVLSIFTGYLTGYISNSLRKFIIFEIGDFA; encoded by the coding sequence ATGTATAAGTTAAAATTTAATGATAAAAAAGATCTAATATATTATATTATAGCCTTATCAAGTATATTTGGTGCTATTGAGAATATTCTACCAAAGCCTTTAATTTTTATCAAAATTGGCTTTTCTAATATTCCTTTTCTTTTGGTATTTGAAAATTTGAATTTAAAAGATGTATTTTTTCTCCTTGTTTTAAAATCAATAATTTCTGCAATTTTTTCTGGAACTATACTTTCTCCAACTTTTCTCTTGTCAATTGTTGGGGCTATAGGTATTTTTTTTGGAATTATTTTAATTAAACTTATTTCTTTGAGTTTATATTTTTATCAAAGTATTCTTATAAAGTATATTTATTTGAAAAAAAGCAATAAAAACAATATTATTATAAGAGAAAATAATTTTGATTTATCAGTTAATATTTTAAATTATTTTTCTATTTCAGGAATTTCTATTTTTTTCTCATTTTTTTCTAACTTTTTTCAACTTTTATTTTATTCTTTATTTTTTATTAATGATATTTATGGGTTTAATCTTATATTTTTTATTACTGTTTTATCTATATTTACAGGTTACTTAACTGGATATATTAGTAACAGTTTAAGAAAATTTATTATTTTTGAAATTGGAGATTTTGCATGA